A DNA window from Zingiber officinale cultivar Zhangliang chromosome 3A, Zo_v1.1, whole genome shotgun sequence contains the following coding sequences:
- the LOC122051515 gene encoding probable galacturonosyltransferase 15 — MELKNCSLPTLHKLTRFPGYLPSHALIIFKPICFVVFDQLLKMDQKVQSARLQAVIFRHLASVGLPKSIHCLTLRLAQLYLINAAARSSLPPPEYASRLTNNSYHHIALITDNVVAAAVVVSSTISSCADPEKLVFHIVTDKKTCNSMHAWFALHSFLPAVVEVRGLHQFDFPPDANAVIMNTVEELRQSSSAYRYYRGSGKEYRRLLALRPSMFSLLNYMWIHLPELFTKLEKLIFLEDDVVVQRDLTPLWHLELQGLVMGAVSSQDSDEVLNTGPCVGKMFADYLNFSNSLLSSPLLGLQHNSCAWLQGLNIFDLQAWRKNNITRAYQHWLKLNRESGFTLWPMGSLPPALIAFNKQNLQIEHSWLLTGLGWRMPDPDELESAAVIHFSGAGKPWLETGHAELQRIWQSHLNHSDELISSCMVI, encoded by the exons ATGGAGCTAAAGAATTGCTCACTTCCTACCTTACACAAGTTGACTAGATTTCCAGGTTATTTGCCCTCTCATGCTCTCATCATATTCAAACCTATCTGTTTTGTGGTATTTGATCAGCTACTGAAGATGGACCAGAAAGTTCAGTCTGCAAGGCTTCAAGCGGTAATCTTCCGGCACTTGGCTTCAGTTGGGCTTCCAAAGAGCATCCATTGCCTTACATTGAGGTTGGCACAGCTGTACCTTATAAATGCTGCTGCTCGATCTTCTCTGCCACCACCTGAATACGCCTCACGGTTGACAAACAACTCTTATCACCACATTGCACTCATAACCGACAATGTAGTTGCTGCTGCCGTTGTGGTCTCATCCACCATATCTAGTTGTGCTGATCCTGAGAAACTAGTGTTCCACATTGTCACTGATAAGAAAACTTGCAACTCAATGCATGCCTGGTTTGCTCTCCACTCTTTCCTTCCTGCAGTGGTGGAGGTAAGGGGACTTCACCAGTTTGACTTTCCTCCTGATGCGAATGCTGTGATCATGAACACTGTAGAGGAACTCCGTCAGAGCTCGTCTGCTTATCGCTACTACAGGGGATCAGGTAAAGAATACAGAAGACTTTTAGCTCTCAGACCAAGCATGTTTTCGCTCTTGAACTATATGTGGATACATCTTCCTGAG CTCTTTACAAAATTAGAGAAGTTGATTTTTCTGGAAGATGATGTGGTGGTTCAGAGAGACTTAACACCCCTTTGGCACTTAGAACTACAAGGGCTTGTCATGGGTGCAGTAAGTTCACAGGACTCGGACGAAGTGCTGAACACTGGACCTTGTGTTGGGAAGATGTTTGCCGACTACCTAAATTTCTCGAATTCCCTGCTTTCATCACCATTACTTGGGCTGCAGCACAATAGTTGTGCATGGTTGCAAGGCCTAAACATATTTGATCTGCAAGCATGGAGAAAGAACAACATCACCCGTGCTTACCAGCACTGGCTCAAATTG AATCGCGAGTCTGGATTCACGCTATGGCCGATGGGATCACTGCCACCAGCTTTAATAGCATTCAACAAACAGAATCTGCAGATCGAGCACTCATGGCTTCTGACAGGACTAGGTTGGCGAATGCCTGATCCTGATGAACTCGAATCTGCTGCAGTCATTCATTTCAGCGGGGCAGGGAAGCCATGGCTCGAAACCGGGCATGCTGAACTACAAAGAATTTGGCAAAGCCACTTAAACCATTCTGATGAGTTGATAAGCAGCTGCATGGTCATTTGA